The following are encoded together in the Kribbella sp. CA-293567 genome:
- a CDS encoding RelA/SpoT family protein yields MTSAVPDVVPLEPPRAPASRPVASPSPSPAAAPPPSAQPPRIAPARVRARLARLGGTRHPNRAPMLEPLFRVVRATHPKADLAMIERAYRTAEKHHTGQLRKSGDAYITHPLAVATILAELGMTAPTLCAALLHDTVEDTDYTIAELTKDFSEEIAMLVDGVTKLDKVKYGESAQAETIRKMVVAMAKDIRVLVIKLADRLHNMRTLGFLRQEKQERIARETLEIYAPLAHRLGMNTIKWELEDLSFSTLHPKVYDEIVRLVAERAPSRDEYLASVIDQVHEDLRAAKVKATVTGRPKHYYSIYQKMIVRGREFGDIYDLVGIRVLVESVRDCYAGLGVLHARWNPVPGRFKDYIAMPKFNMYQSLHTTVIGPQGKPVELQIRSFSMHRRAEYGIAAHWKYKEDPNAPSPEVGAPPTTEVGAPNEMPWVRQLVDWQRETSDPSEFLDSLRFEINNSEVYVFTPRGDVMSLPTGSSPVDFAYAIHTEVGHRCIGARVNGRLVPLESTLENGDVVEVFTSKAQGAGPSRDWLMFVKSPRARNKIKHWFSKERRDEAIEHGKDAIAKQLRKEGLPLQRLLSHETLTAVANSLRYPDVTGLYAAVGESHVSAQAVVRRLIETYGGEEGAAEDLAEGLRLPATRERRKRTARGDAGVIVKGATDVLSKLARCCTPVPGDEIIGWVTRGAGVSVHRADCANVENLQTQPERIVEVEWAPTAQSVFLVAIQVEALDRARLLSDITRVLSDYHVNILSAALTTTRDRIAKSRFTFEMGDPTHLGHVLKAVRSVEGVFDVYRVTQ; encoded by the coding sequence ATGACTTCAGCGGTACCGGACGTGGTGCCGCTCGAGCCTCCGCGCGCTCCCGCGAGCCGCCCGGTGGCCAGTCCTTCGCCGTCTCCAGCCGCCGCGCCGCCCCCTTCGGCGCAGCCGCCCAGGATCGCGCCGGCCCGGGTTCGCGCCCGGCTGGCCCGGCTCGGCGGCACCCGGCACCCGAACCGGGCGCCCATGCTGGAGCCGCTCTTCCGGGTCGTTCGCGCGACCCACCCCAAGGCCGACCTGGCGATGATCGAGCGGGCCTACCGCACCGCCGAGAAGCATCACACCGGCCAGCTCCGCAAGAGCGGCGACGCGTACATCACGCACCCGCTCGCGGTGGCCACCATCCTGGCCGAGCTGGGGATGACCGCGCCGACCCTGTGCGCGGCCCTGCTGCACGACACGGTCGAGGACACCGACTACACGATCGCCGAGCTGACCAAGGACTTCAGCGAAGAGATCGCGATGCTGGTCGACGGCGTCACCAAGCTGGACAAGGTCAAGTACGGCGAGTCCGCGCAGGCCGAGACGATCCGCAAGATGGTCGTCGCGATGGCCAAGGACATCCGGGTGCTGGTGATCAAGCTCGCCGACCGGCTGCACAACATGCGCACGCTGGGCTTCCTGCGGCAGGAGAAGCAGGAGCGGATCGCCCGCGAGACGCTCGAGATCTACGCCCCGCTGGCGCACCGGCTCGGGATGAACACGATCAAGTGGGAGCTCGAGGACCTGTCCTTCTCGACCCTGCACCCGAAGGTGTACGACGAGATCGTCCGGCTGGTCGCCGAGCGCGCGCCGTCCCGCGACGAGTACCTCGCCTCGGTGATCGACCAGGTGCACGAGGACCTGCGCGCCGCCAAGGTGAAGGCGACCGTCACCGGCCGGCCGAAGCACTACTACTCGATCTACCAGAAGATGATCGTCCGCGGCCGCGAGTTCGGCGACATCTACGACCTGGTCGGCATCCGCGTGCTGGTCGAGTCGGTCCGGGACTGTTACGCCGGACTGGGCGTGCTGCACGCCCGGTGGAACCCGGTGCCCGGCCGGTTCAAGGACTACATCGCGATGCCGAAGTTCAACATGTACCAGTCGCTGCACACCACGGTGATCGGCCCGCAGGGCAAGCCGGTGGAGCTGCAGATCCGGTCCTTCTCGATGCACCGGCGCGCGGAGTACGGTATCGCCGCGCACTGGAAGTACAAGGAGGACCCGAACGCGCCGTCCCCCGAGGTGGGCGCCCCGCCGACCACCGAGGTCGGCGCGCCGAACGAGATGCCGTGGGTCCGGCAACTGGTCGACTGGCAGCGGGAGACCTCCGACCCGTCGGAGTTCCTCGACTCGCTGCGGTTCGAGATCAACAACTCCGAGGTCTACGTCTTCACCCCGCGCGGTGACGTGATGTCGCTGCCGACCGGCTCGTCGCCGGTCGACTTCGCCTACGCGATCCACACCGAGGTCGGGCACCGCTGTATCGGCGCCCGGGTGAACGGCCGGCTGGTGCCGCTGGAGAGCACGCTGGAGAACGGCGACGTCGTCGAGGTGTTCACCTCGAAGGCGCAGGGTGCCGGTCCGTCGCGCGACTGGCTGATGTTCGTCAAGAGCCCGCGTGCCCGGAACAAGATCAAGCACTGGTTCTCCAAGGAGCGTCGCGACGAGGCGATCGAGCACGGCAAGGACGCGATCGCCAAGCAGTTGCGCAAGGAGGGCCTGCCGCTGCAGCGCCTGCTGTCGCACGAGACGCTGACCGCGGTCGCGAACTCGCTGCGCTATCCCGACGTGACCGGCCTGTACGCCGCGGTCGGCGAGAGCCACGTGAGCGCGCAGGCCGTCGTACGGCGGTTGATCGAGACCTACGGCGGCGAAGAGGGCGCGGCGGAGGATCTTGCCGAGGGCCTGCGGTTGCCGGCCACGCGGGAGCGCCGCAAGCGGACCGCGCGCGGCGACGCCGGTGTCATCGTCAAGGGCGCCACCGACGTACTGTCCAAACTCGCCCGCTGCTGTACGCCGGTGCCGGGCGACGAGATCATCGGTTGGGTCACCCGCGGCGCCGGAGTCTCGGTGCACCGGGCCGACTGCGCCAACGTGGAGAACCTGCAGACCCAGCCGGAGCGCATCGTCGAGGTCGAGTGGGCGCCGACCGCCCAGTCGGTCTTCCTGGTGGCCATCCAGGTGGAGGCGCTCGACCGGGCTCGTCTGCTCTCCGACATCACCCGGGTGCTCTCGGACTACCACGTGAACATCCTGTCCGCCGCGCTGACCACCACTCGTGACCGGATCGCCAAGTCCCGCTTCACCTTCGAGATGGGCGATCCGACGCACCTGGGCCATGTTCTGAAGGCGGTCCGCTCAGTAGAGGGTGTCTTCGACGTCTACCGCGTCACCCAGTAG
- a CDS encoding GNAT family N-acetyltransferase: MNSLPFSPGVGAHAVTVSRVADNQWHAVENDLVVGRGHASRRLDGRIFVSVDSWRADVFDRLVAAILADQVMPLYTVVDEADRALLASWERAGFATWRRELEFVVPAGEGFAAAGPSGVAFVAGAEVVEGLPRELDQSIRAEVEAAAGWATMPAEVLPWQGGTRPLDPSRYTVALRDGRYVGLVRVATMTRRPRIGLIAVLAADQRQGIARALLGQVLNSLHRAGFEAATAEIDEGNTAALALFEGLGARRTGSTVELVSRPGKV, translated from the coding sequence ATGAACTCTTTGCCTTTCAGTCCGGGCGTCGGCGCCCACGCGGTGACGGTCTCGCGCGTCGCGGACAACCAGTGGCATGCGGTGGAGAACGACCTCGTCGTCGGCCGTGGTCACGCTTCCCGCCGGCTCGACGGCCGGATCTTCGTCAGCGTCGACAGTTGGCGCGCTGATGTCTTCGATCGGCTCGTCGCGGCGATCCTGGCCGACCAGGTGATGCCGCTGTACACGGTGGTCGACGAGGCTGACCGTGCGCTGCTGGCAAGTTGGGAGCGGGCTGGGTTTGCGACCTGGCGTCGTGAGCTGGAATTCGTCGTACCGGCAGGTGAGGGGTTTGCTGCGGCTGGGCCCTCGGGCGTCGCGTTCGTGGCCGGAGCCGAAGTGGTCGAGGGGCTGCCTCGTGAGTTGGATCAAAGCATTCGTGCCGAGGTCGAGGCGGCTGCTGGCTGGGCGACGATGCCGGCGGAGGTGCTGCCCTGGCAGGGCGGAACGAGACCGTTGGATCCGTCGAGGTACACGGTCGCACTGCGGGACGGCCGGTACGTCGGGCTGGTTCGGGTCGCGACGATGACGCGGCGTCCACGCATCGGGCTGATCGCGGTACTTGCCGCCGATCAACGGCAGGGCATCGCTCGTGCCTTGCTGGGCCAGGTGTTGAACAGCCTGCACCGCGCCGGTTTCGAGGCGGCTACGGCTGAGATCGACGAGGGCAACACGGCGGCGCTCGCGCTGTTCGAGGGGCTGGGCGCCCGGCGTACGGGCAGCACTGTGGAACTGGTCAGCCGGCCGGGAAAGGTCTGA
- the infA gene encoding translation initiation factor IF-1, translated as MARTAGAIEVEGTVVECLRNANFRVELANGHQVLAHISGKIRKNYIKILPEDRVLVELSPYDLTRGRIVFRYRN; from the coding sequence ATGGCTAGAACAGCAGGCGCCATCGAGGTCGAGGGCACCGTCGTCGAGTGCCTCCGCAACGCCAACTTCCGGGTGGAACTGGCCAACGGCCACCAGGTGCTCGCCCACATCAGCGGCAAGATCCGGAAGAACTACATCAAGATCCTCCCCGAGGACCGCGTCCTGGTCGAGCTGAGCCCCTACGACCTGACCCGAGGCCGGATCGTCTTCCGCTACCGCAACTGA
- a CDS encoding DUF349 domain-containing protein has product MAEESWGRVADDGTVFVRTKDGERAVGQWPDANPEEALAFYTRRYDALAFEVELLEKRVQAGTVSPDDARAAVKKVTGAIDEAQAVGDLDGLRARLEALTPLVAQQREKKKAERAAKVEEARAAKTKIATEAETIAAGSDWRHGVTRLRELLDEWKALPRLDKSSDDELWHRFSSARTTYTRHRKQHFSELSSKRDEAAAVKERLATEAEALSSNTDWGPTSGRFRDLMRQWKAAGPAPREVDDKLWARFRSAQDAFFGARDAVQAEENEEQVANQAAKEALLVEIEAILPVTDAKAAREQLRDLLDRWDAIGKIPRDSMRSIDGRLRAVEQAVKSAEDDVWKNSNPEARARAEATVKQLQSLITDLEKQAAKHEAQGNTRKAAEAHEAIAARREWLTQAQNALADFS; this is encoded by the coding sequence GTGGCCGAGGAGAGCTGGGGCCGGGTAGCCGACGACGGAACGGTCTTCGTCCGGACCAAGGACGGGGAGAGGGCGGTCGGCCAGTGGCCGGACGCGAACCCCGAGGAGGCACTCGCCTTCTACACCCGCCGGTACGACGCTCTCGCGTTCGAGGTGGAGCTGCTGGAGAAGCGGGTCCAGGCCGGTACCGTCTCGCCGGACGACGCGCGGGCCGCGGTGAAGAAGGTGACCGGCGCGATCGACGAGGCGCAGGCCGTCGGCGACCTGGACGGGCTGCGGGCCCGGCTGGAGGCGCTCACCCCGCTGGTCGCCCAGCAGCGCGAGAAGAAGAAGGCCGAGCGGGCCGCGAAGGTCGAGGAGGCCCGGGCCGCGAAGACCAAGATCGCGACCGAGGCCGAGACGATCGCCGCCGGCAGCGACTGGCGGCACGGCGTCACCCGGCTGCGCGAACTGCTGGACGAGTGGAAGGCGCTCCCCCGCCTCGACAAGTCGAGTGACGACGAGCTGTGGCACCGGTTCTCCTCCGCGCGGACGACGTACACCCGGCACCGCAAGCAGCACTTCTCCGAGCTGTCCTCCAAGCGTGACGAGGCGGCCGCGGTGAAGGAGCGGCTGGCGACCGAGGCCGAGGCGCTCTCGTCGAACACCGACTGGGGCCCGACGTCCGGCCGTTTCCGCGACCTGATGCGGCAGTGGAAGGCGGCCGGCCCGGCGCCGCGCGAGGTCGACGACAAGCTGTGGGCGCGGTTCCGCAGCGCGCAGGACGCGTTCTTCGGCGCCCGCGACGCGGTCCAGGCCGAGGAGAACGAGGAGCAGGTCGCCAACCAGGCGGCCAAGGAAGCGCTGCTGGTCGAGATCGAGGCGATCCTGCCGGTCACCGACGCCAAGGCCGCCCGCGAGCAGCTCCGCGACCTGCTCGACCGCTGGGACGCGATCGGCAAGATCCCGCGGGACTCGATGCGCTCGATCGACGGCCGGCTGCGCGCCGTCGAGCAGGCGGTCAAGTCCGCCGAGGACGACGTCTGGAAGAACAGCAACCCCGAGGCCCGGGCCCGCGCCGAGGCCACGGTGAAGCAGCTCCAGTCGCTGATCACCGACCTGGAGAAGCAGGCCGCCAAGCACGAGGCCCAAGGCAACACCCGCAAGGCCGCCGAAGCCCACGAAGCCATCGCCGCCCGCCGCGAATGGCTCACCCAGGCCCAGAACGCCCTCGCCGACTTCAGCTGA
- a CDS encoding MBL fold metallo-hydrolase, with protein MLIAGFPAGSWGTNCYVVATGQGTECIVIDPGQDATAGVEQVVRENKLKPVAVLLTHGHIDHMFSVLPVCGAYDSTAWIHADDRHLLADPMAGISQESARMLLGGDHEFAEPDDVQELVDGQRLELAGLDLTVDHTPGHTRGSVTFTTPYLGPEDVPAVLFSGDVLFAGSIGRTDLPGGDHPAMLQTLATKILPMRDEIVVLPGHGGQTTIGREKATNPYLQDLETQK; from the coding sequence GTGCTCATCGCCGGGTTCCCCGCGGGGTCGTGGGGTACGAACTGCTACGTCGTCGCCACCGGCCAGGGCACGGAGTGCATCGTGATCGACCCGGGGCAGGACGCCACCGCCGGGGTCGAGCAGGTGGTCCGGGAGAACAAGCTGAAGCCCGTCGCGGTGCTCCTCACCCACGGGCACATCGACCACATGTTCTCGGTGCTGCCCGTCTGCGGCGCCTACGACAGCACCGCCTGGATCCACGCGGACGACCGGCACCTGCTGGCCGACCCGATGGCCGGCATCAGCCAGGAGAGCGCCCGGATGCTGCTCGGTGGCGACCACGAGTTCGCCGAGCCCGACGACGTCCAGGAGCTGGTGGACGGTCAGCGGCTCGAGCTCGCGGGCCTGGACCTGACCGTCGACCACACCCCGGGTCACACCCGCGGCTCGGTCACCTTCACCACGCCGTACCTCGGTCCTGAGGACGTGCCCGCGGTGCTGTTCTCCGGCGACGTGCTGTTCGCCGGGTCGATCGGCCGGACGGATCTGCCCGGCGGCGACCATCCGGCGATGCTGCAGACGCTGGCCACCAAGATCCTGCCGATGCGCGACGAGATCGTCGTGCTGCCCGGTCATGGTGGCCAGACCACGATCGGCCGGGAAAAGGCGACCAATCCTTACCTGCAGGACCTGGAGACACAGAAATGA
- the hisS gene encoding histidine--tRNA ligase: MSKISPISGFPEFLPGDRIVEQHFLDVIRQTFELHGFASIETRAVEPVERLSNQGEDADKEIYAVRRLGAAADEKSELGLHFDLTVPFARYVLENAGKLAFPFRRYQIQKVWRGERPQEGRYREFAQADIDIVGDGTLPFHYEVELPLVIADAFRKLPIPPFRIQVNNRQIPEGFYRGLGIEDVASVLRIVDKLDKIGPDKVTQLLTAENGPALSPETAKQVLRLAEISSTDASFVEQVRALGVEHEILDEGLERLAAIMTAANEHAPGLLVADLKIARGLDYYTGTVYETQLIGHESYGSICSGGRYDSLASDGKTTYPGVGISIGVSRLITRLISQGLVKGSRSTPTAVLIALNNEDERADAMRTAATLRGRGIPVEVAPAAAKFGKQIKFADRRGIPFVWFATEVGAEVKDIRSGEQVQADPATWSPPAQDVRPSIETPQLETPQENS; this comes from the coding sequence ATGAGCAAGATCAGTCCGATCAGCGGGTTCCCCGAGTTCCTTCCCGGCGACCGGATCGTCGAGCAGCACTTCCTCGACGTGATCCGGCAGACCTTCGAGCTGCACGGTTTCGCGTCGATCGAGACCCGCGCCGTCGAGCCGGTCGAGCGGCTGTCGAACCAGGGCGAGGACGCCGACAAGGAGATCTACGCGGTTCGCCGGCTGGGCGCCGCGGCCGACGAGAAGTCGGAGCTCGGCCTGCACTTCGACCTGACCGTGCCGTTCGCGCGGTACGTGCTGGAGAACGCCGGCAAGCTCGCGTTCCCGTTCCGCCGCTACCAGATCCAGAAGGTCTGGCGCGGCGAGCGGCCGCAGGAGGGCCGGTACCGCGAGTTCGCGCAGGCCGACATCGACATCGTCGGCGACGGCACGCTGCCGTTCCACTACGAGGTCGAGCTGCCTCTCGTCATCGCCGACGCTTTCCGCAAGCTGCCGATCCCGCCGTTCCGGATCCAGGTCAACAACCGGCAGATCCCGGAGGGGTTCTACCGCGGCCTGGGCATCGAGGACGTCGCTTCGGTACTGCGGATCGTCGACAAGCTGGACAAGATCGGCCCGGACAAGGTCACCCAGTTGCTGACCGCCGAGAACGGTCCGGCCCTGTCGCCGGAGACGGCCAAGCAGGTGCTCCGGCTGGCCGAGATCTCCAGCACCGACGCGTCGTTCGTCGAGCAGGTCCGGGCGCTGGGCGTCGAGCACGAGATCCTCGACGAGGGGCTCGAGCGGCTGGCGGCGATCATGACCGCGGCCAACGAGCACGCACCCGGCCTGCTGGTCGCCGACCTGAAGATCGCCCGCGGCCTGGACTACTACACCGGCACGGTCTACGAGACTCAGTTGATCGGGCACGAGTCCTACGGCTCGATCTGCTCGGGCGGTCGCTACGACTCGCTCGCCAGCGACGGCAAGACGACGTACCCGGGCGTGGGGATCTCGATCGGGGTCTCCCGGTTGATCACCCGGTTGATCAGCCAGGGTCTGGTCAAGGGCTCCCGCAGTACGCCGACCGCGGTATTGATTGCCCTGAACAACGAAGACGAGCGGGCCGACGCGATGCGGACGGCGGCGACGTTGCGCGGCCGGGGGATCCCGGTCGAGGTGGCGCCGGCGGCGGCGAAGTTCGGCAAGCAGATCAAGTTCGCCGATCGGCGTGGCATTCCGTTCGTGTGGTTCGCCACCGAGGTCGGCGCTGAAGTGAAGGACATCCGCAGCGGCGAGCAGGTGCAGGCCGATCCGGCCACCTGGTCACCGCCCGCGCAGGACGTACGACCCAGCATCGAAACACCGCAGCTCGAAACCCCTCAGGAGAACTCGTGA
- the aspS gene encoding aspartate--tRNA ligase: protein MIRTHSAGSLRAGNTGQTVTLAGWVARRRDHGGVAFIDLRDSSGTVQVVIRDEEAASGLRSEYCLKIVGTVAARPEGNANPDLPTGEIEIITEQIEVLSEAAPLPFPVEEHHATPVNEEVRLKYRYLDLRRQGPGSVLRLRSKVNKTARDVLDRHDFVEIETPTLTKSTPEGARDFLVPARLQPGSWYALPQSPQLFKQLLMVAGMERYFQIARCYRDEDFRADRQPEFTQLDIEMSFVDQDDIIALSEEILTELWKLAGHEIQTPIQRMTYAESMARFGSDKPDLRMGLELVECTDYFKSTPFRVFQAQYVGAVVMPGGADQPRKQLDAWQEWAKQRGARGLAYVLVGQDGELGGPVAKNLSEEERAGLADHVGAKPGDCIFFAAGAVKSSRALLGAARLEIGRRGGLIDESAWSFVWVVDAPLFEPADDATAAGDVAVGSGAWTAVHHAFTSPKPDSLDSFDTDPGSALAYAYDIVCNGNEIGGGSIRIHREDVQKRVFKVMGLTDEEATEKFGFLLDAFKFGAPPHGGIAFGWDRITALLAGTESIRDVIAFPKSGGGFDPLTAAPAPITPAQRKEAGVDAKPEVKGEAKAEVKAEAKQ from the coding sequence GTGATCCGTACCCATTCCGCCGGCTCGTTGCGAGCCGGGAACACCGGACAGACCGTCACGTTGGCGGGCTGGGTGGCGCGGCGGCGCGATCACGGTGGTGTGGCCTTCATCGACCTGCGCGACTCCAGCGGCACCGTCCAGGTGGTCATCCGGGACGAGGAGGCCGCCAGCGGCCTGCGCTCGGAGTACTGCCTGAAGATCGTCGGCACGGTCGCGGCCCGGCCCGAGGGCAACGCGAACCCGGACCTGCCGACCGGCGAGATCGAGATCATCACCGAGCAGATCGAGGTCCTCTCCGAGGCCGCGCCGCTGCCGTTCCCGGTGGAGGAGCACCACGCGACCCCGGTGAACGAGGAGGTCCGGCTCAAGTACCGGTACCTCGACCTGCGCCGTCAGGGCCCGGGCTCGGTACTTCGCCTGCGCAGCAAGGTGAACAAGACGGCTCGCGACGTGCTGGACAGGCACGACTTCGTCGAGATCGAGACGCCGACCCTGACCAAGTCGACACCGGAAGGCGCGCGTGACTTCCTGGTCCCGGCGCGCCTGCAGCCGGGCTCGTGGTACGCGCTGCCGCAGTCGCCGCAGCTGTTCAAGCAGCTGCTGATGGTGGCCGGGATGGAGCGCTACTTCCAGATCGCGCGCTGCTACCGCGACGAGGACTTCCGTGCCGACCGGCAGCCGGAGTTCACCCAGCTCGACATCGAGATGAGCTTCGTCGACCAGGACGACATCATCGCGCTGTCCGAGGAGATCCTGACCGAGCTGTGGAAGCTCGCCGGGCACGAGATCCAGACGCCGATCCAGCGGATGACGTACGCCGAGTCGATGGCCCGGTTCGGCAGCGACAAGCCCGACCTGCGGATGGGCCTCGAGCTGGTCGAGTGCACCGACTACTTCAAGAGCACGCCGTTCCGGGTCTTCCAGGCGCAGTACGTCGGCGCCGTGGTGATGCCGGGTGGCGCCGACCAGCCGCGCAAGCAGCTGGACGCGTGGCAGGAGTGGGCCAAGCAGCGCGGCGCACGAGGGCTGGCCTACGTGCTGGTCGGCCAGGACGGCGAGCTCGGTGGTCCGGTCGCCAAGAACCTGTCCGAGGAGGAGCGCGCCGGGCTGGCCGACCACGTCGGCGCGAAGCCGGGCGACTGCATCTTCTTCGCCGCGGGCGCGGTCAAGTCGTCGCGGGCGCTGCTCGGCGCGGCGCGGCTGGAGATCGGCCGGCGCGGTGGGCTGATCGACGAGTCGGCCTGGTCGTTCGTGTGGGTCGTCGACGCGCCGCTGTTCGAGCCGGCCGACGACGCGACGGCCGCTGGTGACGTGGCGGTCGGTTCGGGTGCGTGGACCGCGGTGCACCACGCGTTCACGTCGCCGAAGCCGGACTCGCTGGACAGCTTCGACACCGATCCGGGCAGCGCGCTGGCGTACGCGTACGACATCGTCTGCAACGGCAACGAGATCGGCGGTGGGTCGATCCGTATCCACCGCGAGGACGTGCAGAAGCGGGTCTTCAAGGTGATGGGCCTGACCGACGAGGAGGCGACCGAGAAGTTCGGCTTCCTGCTCGACGCGTTCAAGTTCGGCGCCCCGCCGCACGGCGGGATCGCGTTCGGCTGGGACCGGATCACCGCGCTGCTGGCCGGCACGGAGTCGATCCGCGACGTGATCGCGTTCCCGAAGTCCGGTGGCGGATTCGACCCGCTGACCGCGGCGCCGGCGCCGATCACCCCGGCTCAGCGCAAGGAGGCCGGCGTGGACGCCAAGCCCGAGGTCAAGGGCGAGGCCAAGGCCGAGGTCAAGGCCGAAGCCAAGCAGTAG
- a CDS encoding glycoside hydrolase family 19 protein produces MLKRRIRRLVTAALALAGLTAGGLVTAAPAHAAVFQTYGTGVNVRADAYLSAPVVRTLPGPTSIDVDCQKYGDLVTVSGGSSRWWAHVPALGGYVTVAYVAIPQDKLPGVAECGGTPPPPSDITLAQVQAMFGSRIANPSLVQTGLPSLNQAMRDAAINTPYRKAAFLATLVHESRLEYNIREIGDTRLYGGRGYIQLTGDFNYGPAGQYFGINLLGNPELARSLQWSAPIARWYWTQARNINPFADQLNMAKVNAAIGYPRGDGSEDQRRCVSFQNAIRVLTGSVPGGITCVRSAALSGDTSKLSTAEFNNLIKVGGGLG; encoded by the coding sequence ATGCTCAAGCGAAGAATCCGCCGCCTCGTCACCGCTGCCCTGGCTCTGGCCGGGCTCACCGCCGGTGGCCTCGTCACCGCCGCCCCGGCCCACGCCGCCGTCTTCCAGACCTATGGGACCGGAGTGAACGTCCGCGCCGACGCGTACCTGTCCGCACCGGTCGTCCGCACCCTGCCCGGCCCGACCTCGATCGACGTGGACTGCCAGAAGTACGGCGACCTCGTCACCGTCTCCGGCGGCTCCAGCCGTTGGTGGGCGCACGTTCCGGCGCTCGGCGGCTACGTCACCGTCGCGTACGTCGCGATTCCGCAAGACAAGCTCCCCGGCGTCGCCGAGTGCGGCGGCACCCCGCCCCCGCCGAGTGACATCACCCTGGCGCAGGTCCAGGCGATGTTCGGCAGCCGGATCGCGAATCCGTCACTCGTCCAGACCGGACTCCCGTCGCTCAACCAGGCGATGCGCGACGCCGCCATCAACACGCCGTACCGGAAGGCCGCCTTCCTGGCGACGCTCGTGCACGAGTCCCGGCTGGAGTACAACATCCGCGAGATCGGCGACACCCGCCTGTACGGCGGTCGCGGCTACATCCAGCTCACCGGCGACTTCAACTACGGCCCCGCCGGCCAGTACTTCGGGATCAACCTGCTCGGCAACCCCGAGCTGGCCCGCTCCCTGCAGTGGAGCGCGCCGATCGCCCGCTGGTACTGGACCCAGGCCCGCAACATCAACCCGTTCGCGGACCAGCTCAACATGGCCAAGGTCAATGCCGCGATCGGCTACCCGCGAGGCGACGGCAGCGAGGACCAGCGCCGGTGCGTGTCCTTCCAGAACGCCATCCGGGTCCTGACCGGCTCGGTCCCTGGCGGCATCACCTGCGTCCGGTCCGCCGCCCTCAGCGGCGACACCAGCAAGCTCAGCACCGCCGAGTTCAACAACCTCATCAAGGTGGGCGGCGGCCTCGGCTGA
- a CDS encoding GntR family transcriptional regulator — translation MIISVEPAAATPPYEQVKQQVEALIRRGELAQGTRLPTVRQLAGDLGLATNTVARAYKELEADRLVETRGRNGTFVLAARSQVDDEETRAAATVFARAARRANLSLSEATRILDEAW, via the coding sequence ATGATCATCTCGGTGGAGCCGGCCGCGGCCACGCCGCCGTACGAGCAGGTGAAGCAGCAGGTCGAGGCGTTGATTCGGCGCGGGGAGCTGGCCCAGGGGACGCGGCTGCCGACCGTTCGGCAGCTGGCCGGGGATCTGGGGTTGGCCACCAATACGGTGGCCCGGGCGTACAAGGAACTCGAGGCGGATCGGCTGGTGGAGACGCGGGGACGGAACGGGACGTTCGTGCTCGCCGCGCGCAGTCAGGTGGACGACGAGGAGACGCGGGCGGCGGCGACCGTCTTCGCCCGGGCCGCTCGCCGGGCCAACCTCTCGTTGTCCGAGGCGACGCGGATCCTCGACGAGGCCTGGTAG